A genomic segment from Thermodesulfobacteriota bacterium encodes:
- a CDS encoding ABC transporter ATP-binding protein — translation MKIDKRYRDLLGYIKANRFRLYVAMLCMLLTSGTTAALAYLVKPAIDQIFITGNEAMLKLIPVAAVAVSLCRGVGMFGQDYFLSRVAQGIVKELRDRLYTRMSALPLSFFHEKKTGVLMSRITYDVNLIRMVVSNSITSLVSDIGTLVCLLAVTFYQIWELALVAFVVLPVAFYPIATLGRRVRKITRRSQERVGDMNSFLHETFFGNKIVKAFGREDYEIARFHKKSAALFANEMKNTIVKALTSPIVETLSGLGIALVIWFGGSQVVKGVYTTGTFMSFMAAVMMMYSPAKRLSKLNAQIQQGLAAFDRVYEILETESDIREAPDAVEIERKNHRVVFRDVCFSYEDGEPVLTDINLDVAPGEVIALVGASGGGKTTLVNLIPRFYDVSSGAVLIDGLDIRRSTIASLRQQIAIVTQEPILFNDTIRANIAYGNSEATEADIVRAAVDSYAHEFITGFPEQYDTVIGELGARLSGGQKQRLCIARALIKDAPILILDEATSSLDTEAEAIVQKALTNLMKGRTTFVIAHRLSTVSHADRVIVISNGRIVEQGKHDELLALGGDYCRLCQMQFGNGP, via the coding sequence ATGAAAATCGATAAACGCTACCGGGACCTGCTGGGATATATCAAGGCCAACCGCTTCCGACTTTATGTGGCCATGCTGTGCATGCTGCTTACATCCGGCACCACCGCCGCCCTGGCCTATCTGGTCAAGCCGGCCATCGACCAGATTTTCATTACCGGCAACGAGGCCATGTTGAAGCTGATCCCCGTGGCGGCCGTCGCCGTGTCCCTGTGCCGGGGTGTCGGCATGTTCGGCCAGGACTATTTCTTAAGCCGCGTGGCCCAGGGGATCGTCAAGGAACTGCGCGACCGGCTCTACACCCGCATGTCGGCCCTGCCGTTGTCCTTCTTCCACGAGAAAAAGACCGGGGTGCTCATGTCCCGCATCACCTATGACGTCAACCTCATCCGCATGGTGGTGTCCAATTCCATAACCAGCCTGGTCAGCGATATCGGGACCCTGGTCTGCCTGCTGGCCGTGACCTTTTACCAGATCTGGGAGCTGGCCCTGGTGGCCTTTGTGGTCCTGCCCGTGGCTTTTTACCCCATCGCCACCCTGGGCCGGCGGGTGAGGAAGATCACCCGGCGTTCCCAGGAGCGCGTCGGCGACATGAACTCCTTCCTGCACGAAACCTTTTTCGGAAACAAGATCGTCAAGGCCTTCGGCCGGGAGGATTATGAGATCGCCCGCTTTCATAAAAAATCGGCGGCATTGTTCGCCAATGAAATGAAAAACACCATCGTCAAGGCACTGACCTCGCCCATCGTGGAAACCCTGTCGGGCCTGGGGATTGCCCTGGTGATCTGGTTCGGCGGCTCCCAGGTGGTCAAGGGCGTTTATACCACCGGCACTTTCATGTCGTTCATGGCCGCGGTCATGATGATGTATTCCCCGGCCAAGCGCCTGTCCAAGCTCAACGCCCAGATCCAGCAGGGGTTGGCGGCCTTTGACCGGGTGTACGAGATCCTGGAAACGGAGTCGGATATCCGGGAGGCGCCGGACGCGGTGGAGATCGAACGGAAAAACCACCGGGTGGTCTTCCGGGATGTCTGTTTCTCCTATGAGGACGGTGAGCCGGTGCTGACGGACATCAACCTGGATGTCGCCCCCGGCGAGGTGATCGCCCTGGTCGGGGCAAGCGGCGGGGGCAAGACTACCCTGGTCAACCTTATCCCCCGGTTCTATGATGTTTCATCCGGCGCGGTCCTGATCGACGGGCTGGACATCCGCCGGTCAACCATCGCCTCCCTGCGCCAGCAGATCGCTATCGTCACCCAGGAGCCGATTCTGTTTAATGACACCATCCGGGCCAACATCGCCTACGGCAATTCCGAGGCCACGGAAGCGGATATTGTCCGGGCGGCCGTGGACTCTTATGCCCATGAGTTCATCACCGGTTTCCCGGAGCAGTACGATACCGTCATCGGGGAACTGGGGGCGCGACTTTCCGGAGGGCAGAAGCAGCGGCTGTGCATCGCCCGGGCTCTGATCAAAGACGCGCCGATTTTGATCCTGGACGAGGCCACGTCTTCTCTGGACACCGAGGCCGAGGCCATCGTTCAGAAAGCCCTGACCAACCTGATGAAGGGCCGGACCACTTTTGTTATTGCCCATCGACTTTCCACCGTCAGCCATGCCGACCGGGTCATTGTCATCTCGAATGGAAGAATAGTAGAACAGGGGAAACACGACGAGCTGCTCGCCCTGGGGGGCGACTACTGTCGTCTTTGCCAGATGCAGTTCGGCAATGGCCCTTAA
- a CDS encoding TIGR00730 family Rossman fold protein, giving the protein MRRQYLIDDFKLEESWRLFKIMGEFVDGVEALHDIGPAVSIFGSARLAPDTPVYRTAERIAALFAENGFAVITGGGGGVMEAANKGAAENNGISVGLNIELPFEQKPNDFANVRHEFEYFFIRKVMFVKYAQAYIIMPGGLGTLDELFEAVTLIQTRRIKPLPVILVGTDYWSGLIDWIKQQLLAQKLISPSDMDIMQIMDDPEKIVATIKRLVII; this is encoded by the coding sequence ATGAGAAGACAGTACCTTATTGATGACTTTAAGCTGGAAGAGAGTTGGCGATTATTTAAAATAATGGGTGAATTCGTGGACGGCGTCGAAGCGCTTCACGATATCGGCCCGGCGGTCAGTATTTTCGGCTCGGCGCGGCTGGCGCCGGACACACCGGTCTACCGGACCGCGGAAAGGATCGCCGCGCTTTTCGCGGAGAATGGCTTCGCCGTGATTACCGGCGGCGGCGGCGGCGTCATGGAAGCCGCCAATAAGGGTGCCGCCGAAAACAACGGGATTTCCGTGGGTCTGAACATCGAACTCCCCTTCGAGCAGAAGCCCAACGACTTTGCCAACGTCAGGCATGAATTCGAATATTTCTTCATCCGCAAGGTCATGTTCGTCAAATATGCCCAAGCCTATATCATCATGCCCGGCGGACTCGGCACCCTGGATGAACTGTTTGAGGCGGTGACCCTGATTCAGACCCGGCGCATCAAACCCCTGCCGGTTATTCTGGTCGGCACGGATTACTGGTCTGGGCTGATCGACTGGATCAAGCAGCAGTTGCTGGCCCAGAAACTGATATCCCCCTCGGACATGGATATCATGCAGATCATGGATGACCCGGAAAAAATCGTGGCGACCATCAAGCGGCTGGTCATCATTTAA